A genomic region of Leptospira mtsangambouensis contains the following coding sequences:
- a CDS encoding glycoside hydrolase family 5 protein encodes MAPKKLSPQGEWFVDANGRKVILRGVNLGGDTKVPYPNGGTQFPSDFSDHKDVSFIGRPFPLSEAEIHFTRLKRWGFNALRLLTTWEAVEHKGPNEYDQDYLDYFTEIVRLAGEYGFYVFIDFHQDVWSRMTGGDGAPGWIFKKLGIDYRKLSEADASLVMQRAYDYTNPGIRQEDNYPTMCWSQNYRYAGNGILWTLFFGGRDFAPNFFINGKNVQDYLQGHYLGCMKQIAERVKGFDFVLGFDSLNEPGKGFIGRAMNDRGLKNTEEDPSKPGLGWSPIDALFSSHGHSIDLPYLTLKVWKGGFVPTKTVTVNENQVSIWLPDSPGDPFQLEGAYTITKDGTPFIEKNDFFQKVNGRDIDFDADYLIPFMRTVGETIQEIRNDWMVFIEREASDAFTHPHLNGEVPKLAVNAAHWYDILTLLFKTFLYPIAIDTLTKRPVFGKSGIEAMYVRQLTRIKNTADSVPGKIPSLIGEFGIPFDLQGGKAYREWKKGNRSPKIWKRHVMALDAMYNAMDQLFLSNTLWNYTASNENDLMVGDGWNQEDLSIFSKDQIIPGSDPDVYGGGGRAIEGFCRPYAASIQGTPIRMKYNLENREFHFEWLSDLSVNEPCIIKVPRFVYPNGVQIVLSNAEKISETEGELTVKGNGGKATLILKPL; translated from the coding sequence ATGGCACCAAAAAAACTCTCACCCCAAGGCGAATGGTTTGTAGATGCAAATGGCAGAAAAGTTATTTTGCGCGGAGTCAATTTAGGTGGAGACACCAAAGTTCCTTATCCAAATGGTGGGACACAGTTTCCGTCCGATTTTTCTGACCACAAAGATGTTAGTTTTATAGGAAGGCCCTTTCCTCTTTCTGAAGCAGAGATTCACTTTACAAGACTCAAACGATGGGGGTTTAATGCACTTCGATTGTTAACCACTTGGGAAGCAGTGGAACACAAAGGTCCTAACGAGTATGATCAAGATTACTTAGATTATTTTACAGAGATCGTTCGTTTAGCTGGCGAATATGGATTTTATGTATTTATTGATTTTCACCAAGATGTTTGGTCCCGGATGACGGGAGGTGATGGTGCCCCTGGTTGGATCTTCAAAAAACTCGGCATTGATTACCGCAAACTTTCGGAAGCCGATGCAAGCCTAGTCATGCAAAGAGCATACGACTACACAAACCCAGGGATTCGTCAGGAAGATAATTATCCTACCATGTGCTGGTCACAAAACTACCGTTATGCTGGAAATGGAATTCTTTGGACTTTATTTTTTGGTGGAAGAGATTTCGCACCGAACTTTTTTATCAACGGTAAAAATGTTCAAGATTATTTACAAGGTCACTACTTAGGTTGTATGAAACAAATTGCAGAACGAGTCAAAGGTTTTGACTTTGTTTTGGGTTTTGATTCTTTAAACGAACCAGGCAAAGGTTTCATTGGTCGGGCCATGAATGATCGCGGTTTAAAAAATACAGAGGAAGATCCATCAAAACCTGGTCTTGGTTGGTCTCCCATTGATGCATTGTTTTCTTCTCATGGACATTCCATTGATTTACCATACCTCACCTTAAAAGTTTGGAAAGGTGGATTTGTTCCAACAAAAACAGTTACTGTAAATGAGAATCAAGTTTCTATTTGGTTGCCAGACTCTCCTGGTGATCCTTTTCAACTAGAGGGAGCATACACCATCACCAAAGACGGCACTCCCTTTATCGAAAAAAATGATTTTTTCCAAAAGGTAAATGGGCGTGATATCGACTTTGATGCAGATTACCTAATACCTTTTATGCGCACTGTTGGCGAAACCATCCAAGAGATTCGAAACGACTGGATGGTTTTTATCGAAAGAGAAGCATCAGATGCATTCACCCATCCTCATCTCAATGGAGAAGTTCCCAAACTTGCCGTAAACGCTGCCCATTGGTATGATATCCTTACCCTTTTATTCAAAACGTTTTTATATCCAATTGCAATTGATACCCTCACAAAACGTCCTGTATTCGGTAAGTCAGGTATTGAGGCAATGTATGTACGCCAGTTAACAAGAATTAAAAACACTGCCGACTCTGTTCCAGGAAAAATCCCAAGTCTCATTGGAGAGTTTGGAATTCCCTTTGACCTACAAGGTGGGAAAGCATACAGAGAATGGAAAAAGGGAAACCGTTCGCCCAAAATTTGGAAACGCCACGTGATGGCCCTCGATGCAATGTACAATGCAATGGACCAACTATTTTTATCCAATACTCTTTGGAACTACACTGCATCGAATGAAAACGATTTAATGGTAGGCGATGGTTGGAACCAAGAAGACCTCAGTATTTTTTCCAAAGACCAAATCATCCCAGGATCCGATCCTGATGTTTATGGAGGTGGGGGACGTGCGATCGAAGGATTCTGTCGCCCGTATGCAGCTTCCATCCAAGGTACCCCGATCAGAATGAAATATAATTTAGAAAACAGAGAATTTCATTTTGAATGGTTATCGGATCTTTCGGTTAATGAACCTTGCATCATCAAGGTTCCCAGATTCGTTTACCCCAATGGTGTACAAATTGTACTTTCTAATGCAGAAAAAATTTCTGAAACAGAAGGTGAATTAACAGTCAAAGGAAATGGAGGAAAGGCAACTCTCATCCTAAAACCACTATGA
- a CDS encoding adenylate/guanylate cyclase domain-containing protein, translated as MIDLQSLLQKYPWEDKWKSLAKPMDYLWEIDLPVTREEMWPHLIDTSSLNKRMGMPRFDYKEVDGKLIGKTKVAGFSFEWEEVPWEWEYLKEIFHARIYTKGFGHYIRGKIFLEPLGESRSRVYVYFGWIPRNFFMRKLLEVVMPKMGEDFRKSLNEIAEEIKKGKHQKTTKLGKETSFVPDAQWIHQEKLDQEKDRLIQLGISKDTVTSIFDWIKSASDNELYRIRIKEVSRNLNLDPDEVLFLFLHGCRLGLFTLSWDIVCPHCRGARTSLSRLSDIPSKDQCEVCEIDFDTTGVNSIEVTFHLHPGIRIIEKQMYCAAEPATKQHILLTKKIGGKKSFSSNLLIGSGIFRLRKKGEKKYRLVDIKPNNQQTDILWLPETKEEEIKVSPKPNLVFENESEDDITIVLEERSEDQTSLRPSEIFDYQEFRDLFSEEAIATNLQLDIGIKTILFTDIVGSTKFYESEGDHGAFLQVREHFIKTNQIIQNFRGVVVKTIGDAVMASFSSPLQALKAAKEMQEWFHPENKHTPVRIRISIHAGNCLAVNLNSNIDYFGNTVNYTAKLQSVTNSGEISFSETIFRDRDIREYLRAGEIKLRKIEFELPWADRTDFVYVWKV; from the coding sequence ATGATCGATTTACAATCTTTACTTCAAAAATATCCCTGGGAAGACAAATGGAAATCACTTGCGAAACCAATGGACTATCTCTGGGAAATAGACCTTCCCGTTACCAGAGAAGAAATGTGGCCTCACCTCATCGACACCTCTTCTCTAAACAAAAGAATGGGAATGCCACGATTTGATTATAAAGAAGTCGATGGAAAACTAATCGGGAAAACCAAAGTGGCAGGTTTTTCATTTGAATGGGAAGAAGTCCCTTGGGAATGGGAATACCTCAAAGAAATCTTTCATGCAAGAATTTACACCAAAGGTTTTGGACACTACATTAGAGGAAAAATATTTTTAGAGCCCTTAGGTGAATCGAGAAGCAGAGTATATGTTTACTTTGGCTGGATCCCAAGAAATTTTTTCATGCGGAAACTTTTAGAAGTAGTGATGCCAAAAATGGGTGAAGATTTTCGCAAATCTCTAAATGAAATTGCTGAAGAAATTAAAAAAGGAAAACACCAGAAAACCACAAAACTGGGAAAAGAAACTTCTTTTGTCCCTGATGCCCAATGGATTCACCAGGAAAAATTAGACCAAGAAAAAGACAGATTGATTCAACTGGGAATTTCAAAAGATACGGTGACTTCAATTTTTGATTGGATCAAATCAGCATCAGACAATGAACTTTACAGAATTCGCATAAAAGAAGTGAGTCGAAATTTAAACTTAGATCCCGACGAAGTTTTATTTCTGTTTTTACATGGCTGTCGACTTGGGTTGTTTACTCTCAGTTGGGACATTGTATGTCCACATTGCCGTGGCGCAAGGACTTCCCTTTCTCGCCTCAGTGACATCCCCTCCAAAGACCAATGCGAAGTTTGCGAAATTGATTTTGATACAACAGGTGTCAATTCGATAGAAGTAACTTTTCATTTACATCCAGGAATCCGAATCATCGAAAAACAAATGTATTGTGCAGCAGAGCCTGCAACAAAACAACATATACTCCTTACGAAAAAAATCGGGGGGAAAAAATCATTCTCTTCCAATTTGCTGATTGGTTCAGGAATCTTTCGACTCAGAAAAAAAGGAGAAAAAAAATATCGTTTAGTGGATATCAAACCAAACAACCAACAAACGGATATTTTGTGGTTACCTGAAACAAAAGAAGAAGAAATCAAAGTTTCACCTAAACCAAACCTTGTTTTTGAAAACGAATCAGAAGATGATATTACGATTGTATTGGAGGAAAGGAGTGAAGACCAAACAAGCCTAAGACCATCGGAAATTTTTGATTACCAGGAATTCCGAGACTTATTTTCAGAAGAAGCCATCGCCACAAACCTACAACTCGACATAGGCATCAAAACGATTCTATTCACTGATATAGTTGGTTCTACAAAGTTTTACGAATCAGAAGGTGACCATGGTGCTTTTTTACAAGTGCGCGAACACTTTATCAAAACCAACCAAATCATTCAAAACTTTCGTGGCGTTGTTGTCAAAACCATCGGCGATGCCGTTATGGCCAGTTTCTCTTCCCCCTTACAAGCGCTAAAGGCTGCTAAAGAAATGCAAGAATGGTTTCACCCCGAAAACAAACATACGCCCGTACGAATACGAATTTCAATCCATGCTGGGAATTGTTTGGCGGTGAACCTCAACAGTAACATTGATTACTTTGGAAACACAGTCAACTATACCGCAAAACTACAATCCGTCACCAATTCAGGAGAAATTTCCTTTAGCGAAACCATCTTTCGCGACAGAGACATCCGCGAATACCTTCGTGCTGGCGAAATCAAATTACGCAAAATAGAATTCGAACTTCCTTGGGCAGACCGAACCGATTTTGTGTATGTATGGAAAGTATAG
- a CDS encoding TIGR04388 family protein, translated as MNSKSSFCFFVLISFFCFTYAIVGQSILESWTPPTYQSSSYSEFYGNVYFANSVDEWESKVHEVLYLSMGEWEENANRIIEQILSEEKGEDSFVSNEGYLDERRRSLVSEISVFYSAWERDLLDDYFDNRNVFLEKLETGKIDVLYFTRIGQEALYEDFTSEERKIAENRNQILESAKEWEFQWDQTRQEGLDSFANSISQLENDYQSYVQSLANTENQFSENLNAINSYKDTVKVALREIVSELKTGLDASCSVSSGCQYKNYDGTYNEAGRLFSKFIGDLSIQLNQPDIDPDSILTSISTQMKDFLSDESSKAFSEYTIFKDQIYTYQTGFQIQLTQSKSNFDLAGAEWRLRNQTYHDLSSAYTYENWLTGGGGEVGYFFNVYDLEMRGIFQSIHHSDTDRLVSIINQRLGEGRRVQSLVAANLYTDAYHFINNQKIGDFYVPFDQSTYTRGNLLLDGKTKYGYWTADRYLTILTPGTVSFQMGAVGYSIIYEMYDENSSQSSLYWKDNYSQLDGQSNYFQKSLLPAVSHWESKVKDYSNRYEEWKENKNNLLLEATAKLEVNRSEIERSKETWLKSLEEEKHTGLKSWAELYEAGELKANPAPSISAWTPNLKKEEFSVSNLLEYQTLADFGESTEGIQIGGNGLLQEFHKTITGVGQYGSLLQMNRDLEQIQSSEQKKLINQMAYSIQWELLGGRELTKEERILLGSYETTQLTEAEQNRFGSCYENPNADICKNLLKKDYDVAIDGKNGILTLKKEIYNGLLAGKNAEGQYNAGKTEEIRQIQLSSIGKINVPNGNSFFTPWNEDDWATLFQKKADTAQSFLTNSLQRDKQSIHSNINSIQEKDNRNKDLFLARKESQENLESLVQELAVAYLTGGIGGVKASLKGKLDSAINSELAKAWIAATGGSEADIQTATMLIDFMRGRIDAKKIQSRNQFVSLKNPIQAIESIAAKTITSSLNVLDQVTLGQSTMILNASLAPHVGMFKNLIGERQYNKINDQMTGPEKRLQEIKENEQRLVQNGVSMAISQSTGIPVDAISKMLGDKYNQIKAKQANKAMAKNPIMDIGSQMVGALGGIVKTAVVAFGTREDEILSIMEDTNGILNAGSLNQNASTSTSFGYTLQAFGMQASWTKYQSQYLNLRDSKAVVEELGKKALAKELAKSMGVDENTISQIVGSTYSSYQKQKSDKKARSNAVRQTVVNAASLAITFGASGMLTGVNSMLSSIGKAISTISNGLLPATTQIGQAVASTLVQTIAGSHEGPKGALAGFANGVLGGISQGMGKIQSGYFKGMVPGVGVTYSDKNGWGGSLGIGNAISNVSLSFSENGNTSLQASKSLGGGVQFAADVTTNGAANIGFNYNPTGKGTRTDWNYSMMYDLNGGGFSGSIGYTDPISKLGLKSSIDKNGISASSELQGVTLGTNSEDGFEMSEMNFAEQNINAAQDVSDSGDGATVLLQDNDSDPFTDFATAAGTMGTLLLSGIGLGLGLRNRFGGGLSNSIAVGSDSGSLSIGASSGNSVLGNLTNPLKSGILRFGEIVSKFADGFTIEKNTNHKKNLSSDEKQKTQSEQIKKIEASIIDDYSKDSRIDTEKKLYELRKAGADTTEIEAKLKKLRGDKDVPIPAKVEKELKEYIRLREGSSLYPLNPEATTLVSSTEALARINLNHDTKKETNAAYLKRLGKEISEASQNVDLSTKELVTEHAVNVAKLLGKSLKGKISYDQYKIIDGKKDVSAVNPVDANGFRAVDGLDCIRFIGAVLNASGITTNGSFANLNTELYQMPDEMKNMDLEYDNRNAHYNGVEYFRQASNFMTLVSDRITTSQDLANHKTNFQAKELSVGLIGITRANENLPDSKISAVKSDHVYIITDKRFNQELGIFEYQIAESRGGKGIDNRWIRSETKQVLSQKIEEELKKSKLSKKAMQERIKLLLASSEHSDYLNRSEFYELKPQVRVGTNNET; from the coding sequence ATGAATTCAAAATCCTCTTTTTGCTTTTTTGTTTTAATCAGTTTTTTCTGTTTTACTTATGCTATTGTTGGGCAATCCATTTTAGAATCTTGGACTCCTCCAACTTACCAATCTTCTTCATATTCTGAATTTTATGGAAATGTATACTTTGCCAATTCAGTCGACGAATGGGAATCTAAAGTTCATGAAGTTTTGTATTTGTCGATGGGGGAGTGGGAAGAAAATGCAAATCGAATCATTGAGCAAATACTTTCAGAAGAAAAAGGAGAAGACAGTTTTGTTTCTAACGAAGGATATCTTGATGAAAGAAGGAGGTCTCTCGTTTCAGAAATTTCGGTTTTCTATTCTGCATGGGAAAGGGACTTGCTTGATGATTATTTTGACAATCGAAATGTTTTTTTAGAGAAATTAGAAACTGGTAAAATAGATGTTTTGTATTTCACTCGAATTGGACAGGAGGCCTTGTATGAGGATTTTACATCTGAAGAACGTAAGATTGCAGAAAACAGAAATCAAATTTTAGAATCTGCAAAAGAGTGGGAGTTTCAATGGGATCAAACCAGGCAAGAAGGTTTGGATTCTTTTGCAAATTCAATATCACAACTTGAAAACGATTACCAATCGTATGTCCAATCTTTGGCCAATACAGAAAACCAGTTTTCCGAAAATCTAAATGCAATTAATTCATATAAGGATACGGTTAAAGTAGCTTTACGCGAAATTGTCTCGGAACTAAAAACAGGTTTGGATGCCTCTTGTTCTGTCTCCTCAGGTTGCCAATATAAAAATTATGATGGCACCTATAACGAAGCCGGTAGGTTATTTTCGAAGTTTATTGGGGATCTTTCTATTCAGTTAAACCAGCCTGATATTGATCCAGATTCAATTTTAACATCCATATCGACGCAAATGAAAGATTTTTTATCTGATGAATCAAGTAAGGCATTTTCAGAATATACTATTTTTAAAGACCAAATTTATACATACCAAACTGGATTTCAAATTCAGCTAACCCAATCAAAATCAAATTTTGATTTGGCAGGAGCTGAATGGAGGCTTCGCAATCAAACTTACCATGATCTTTCATCGGCATATACATACGAAAACTGGTTAACTGGTGGAGGTGGTGAAGTAGGATATTTTTTCAATGTTTATGATCTTGAGATGAGAGGAATCTTTCAATCGATTCATCATTCTGATACTGATCGTTTGGTATCAATTATTAATCAGCGGTTAGGTGAAGGAAGACGAGTGCAATCCTTGGTGGCAGCTAATTTGTATACGGATGCATATCATTTTATTAATAATCAAAAAATTGGAGATTTTTACGTTCCTTTTGATCAGTCAACATACACACGTGGAAATTTGTTATTAGATGGAAAAACTAAATATGGATACTGGACTGCCGATCGTTATCTAACAATTCTTACGCCAGGAACTGTAAGTTTCCAAATGGGTGCTGTCGGTTATTCTATTATTTATGAAATGTATGATGAAAATTCCTCTCAATCTTCTTTGTATTGGAAAGATAATTATTCTCAGTTAGATGGACAATCGAACTATTTTCAGAAAAGTTTGTTACCTGCTGTTTCGCATTGGGAATCAAAAGTAAAAGATTATTCTAATCGTTACGAGGAATGGAAAGAAAATAAAAACAATCTTCTTCTGGAGGCGACTGCAAAATTAGAAGTCAATCGTTCGGAAATTGAACGTTCAAAGGAAACATGGTTAAAAAGTTTAGAAGAGGAGAAACATACCGGATTAAAATCTTGGGCAGAGTTATACGAAGCAGGTGAATTAAAAGCAAATCCTGCACCCTCTATTTCAGCATGGACACCAAATCTTAAAAAAGAAGAATTCTCTGTATCGAATTTACTGGAATATCAAACCTTAGCAGATTTTGGAGAATCAACAGAGGGAATCCAAATTGGAGGGAATGGGTTATTACAAGAATTTCATAAAACCATTACAGGTGTGGGTCAATATGGTTCTCTCTTGCAAATGAATCGTGATTTAGAACAAATTCAAAGTTCAGAACAAAAAAAACTAATTAACCAAATGGCTTATTCTATTCAATGGGAATTGTTAGGTGGGCGTGAGTTGACAAAAGAAGAAAGAATTTTACTTGGCAGCTATGAAACTACGCAACTGACCGAAGCAGAACAAAATCGGTTTGGCTCCTGTTATGAAAATCCAAATGCTGATATATGCAAAAACTTATTAAAGAAAGATTATGATGTGGCGATCGACGGCAAAAATGGTATCCTTACACTAAAGAAAGAAATTTATAATGGTTTATTGGCTGGTAAAAATGCAGAAGGTCAATACAATGCAGGGAAAACAGAAGAAATTCGTCAGATTCAGTTAAGTTCCATAGGGAAAATTAATGTTCCCAATGGGAATAGTTTTTTTACTCCATGGAATGAAGATGATTGGGCAACACTCTTTCAAAAGAAAGCAGATACTGCACAATCGTTTTTAACAAACTCACTTCAGAGAGACAAACAATCCATTCACTCAAATATTAATTCTATTCAAGAAAAAGATAATCGAAATAAGGATTTATTTTTAGCAAGAAAGGAAAGTCAAGAAAATCTAGAATCTTTGGTCCAGGAGTTAGCAGTTGCTTATTTGACTGGAGGTATTGGGGGTGTGAAGGCATCTCTAAAAGGAAAACTTGATTCTGCAATCAATAGTGAATTAGCAAAGGCCTGGATCGCAGCAACAGGTGGAAGTGAAGCTGATATTCAAACCGCAACAATGTTGATTGATTTTATGAGAGGACGTATCGACGCTAAAAAAATTCAATCTAGAAACCAATTTGTATCTTTAAAAAATCCCATACAAGCAATTGAATCCATTGCTGCAAAAACAATTACTTCTAGCTTAAACGTTTTGGATCAAGTTACCTTAGGCCAATCTACAATGATTTTAAATGCGTCTTTAGCTCCCCATGTAGGGATGTTTAAAAATTTAATTGGGGAAAGACAATATAACAAAATTAACGATCAAATGACAGGCCCAGAAAAAAGACTTCAGGAAATTAAAGAAAACGAGCAGAGGTTAGTTCAAAATGGGGTTTCGATGGCAATATCACAAAGTACGGGTATACCAGTCGATGCCATCTCAAAAATGTTAGGTGATAAATACAATCAAATCAAAGCAAAACAAGCGAATAAAGCGATGGCAAAAAATCCCATTATGGATATTGGATCGCAAATGGTTGGTGCCCTTGGAGGGATTGTGAAGACTGCTGTTGTTGCATTTGGTACTCGGGAAGATGAAATCCTATCCATCATGGAAGATACAAATGGAATTTTGAATGCGGGGAGTTTAAATCAAAATGCTTCCACAAGTACAAGTTTTGGTTATACTTTGCAAGCTTTTGGTATGCAAGCGAGTTGGACAAAATACCAAAGTCAGTATCTGAATTTACGAGATTCAAAGGCAGTTGTGGAGGAACTTGGGAAAAAAGCACTCGCCAAAGAATTAGCAAAATCGATGGGGGTTGATGAGAATACCATCAGCCAAATCGTTGGTTCCACTTATTCTTCTTATCAAAAACAAAAATCAGATAAAAAAGCAAGATCGAATGCGGTTAGACAAACGGTTGTCAATGCAGCATCATTAGCAATTACCTTCGGGGCCAGTGGTATGTTAACGGGTGTTAATTCTATGCTTTCATCTATCGGAAAGGCAATCAGCACTATCTCTAATGGATTATTACCTGCGACAACACAAATAGGGCAAGCTGTGGCATCCACATTAGTACAGACCATCGCGGGTAGCCATGAAGGTCCCAAGGGAGCATTGGCAGGATTCGCCAATGGTGTGTTAGGAGGAATATCTCAAGGGATGGGTAAAATTCAGTCTGGATATTTTAAGGGGATGGTTCCTGGAGTAGGTGTTACTTATTCAGATAAAAATGGTTGGGGAGGATCTTTAGGCATTGGAAATGCGATTAGTAATGTAAGTTTGAGTTTTTCTGAAAATGGAAATACCTCCTTACAAGCTTCTAAGTCACTAGGGGGAGGGGTGCAATTTGCCGCAGATGTGACAACAAACGGTGCTGCTAACATTGGATTTAATTATAATCCTACTGGAAAAGGAACTAGGACAGACTGGAATTATTCTATGATGTATGATCTTAATGGAGGTGGGTTTAGTGGTAGTATTGGGTATACAGATCCCATTTCGAAATTAGGTTTGAAATCTTCGATTGATAAAAATGGAATTTCCGCCTCATCTGAGTTACAAGGGGTAACTTTAGGAACTAATTCTGAAGATGGATTTGAAATGTCAGAAATGAATTTTGCCGAACAGAATATCAATGCTGCCCAGGATGTTAGCGATTCCGGTGATGGGGCAACTGTATTGTTACAAGATAATGATTCTGATCCATTTACTGACTTTGCAACGGCAGCAGGTACTATGGGAACTTTATTATTAAGCGGAATTGGTTTAGGATTAGGTTTAAGAAATCGTTTTGGTGGTGGTCTTAGTAATTCTATTGCTGTTGGTTCTGATTCTGGATCTTTGTCCATCGGAGCTTCTTCGGGAAATTCTGTATTAGGAAATTTAACAAATCCATTGAAGAGTGGGATCCTTCGATTTGGGGAGATTGTATCAAAATTTGCTGATGGATTTACCATAGAAAAAAATACCAATCACAAGAAGAATCTTAGTTCAGATGAGAAACAAAAAACGCAGAGCGAACAGATAAAAAAGATCGAAGCCAGTATTATTGATGATTATTCCAAAGATAGTCGTATCGATACGGAAAAAAAACTTTATGAACTACGTAAAGCTGGAGCAGATACAACAGAAATAGAAGCAAAGTTAAAAAAACTAAGGGGAGATAAAGATGTTCCAATTCCCGCCAAGGTTGAAAAAGAACTAAAGGAATACATTCGATTGCGAGAAGGTAGTTCATTGTATCCACTCAACCCAGAAGCGACGACCTTAGTTTCTTCAACAGAGGCACTGGCACGAATTAATTTGAATCATGATACCAAAAAAGAAACCAATGCAGCCTATTTAAAACGATTGGGAAAAGAAATTTCAGAAGCTTCCCAAAATGTAGATCTCTCTACGAAAGAACTTGTCACCGAACATGCCGTGAATGTGGCAAAGTTATTAGGGAAATCTCTGAAAGGGAAAATTTCTTATGACCAATATAAAATCATCGATGGAAAAAAAGATGTATCAGCAGTAAATCCTGTAGATGCAAATGGATTTCGCGCCGTGGATGGACTTGATTGCATTCGCTTTATCGGAGCGGTTTTAAATGCTTCCGGAATAACAACTAATGGAAGTTTTGCGAACTTAAACACCGAACTGTACCAAATGCCAGATGAAATGAAAAATATGGATTTAGAATATGACAATCGAAATGCACATTATAACGGAGTGGAATACTTTCGCCAAGCATCTAACTTTATGACATTGGTTTCCGATCGTATTACCACAAGCCAGGATTTGGCAAACCACAAAACCAATTTTCAGGCTAAAGAACTGAGTGTGGGACTGATTGGAATCACTCGGGCAAATGAAAATTTACCTGATAGTAAGATTTCAGCAGTAAAATCAGACCATGTGTACATAATTACAGACAAACGATTTAATCAGGAGCTAGGGATTTTTGAGTATCAAATTGCAGAATCTCGGGGTGGAAAAGGAATTGATAATCGGTGGATAAGATCAGAGACAAAGCAAGTATTATCGCAAAAGATCGAAGAAGAATTGAAAAAGAGTAAGTTATCTAAAAAGGCGATGCAGGAACGAATTAAATTATTACTCGCTTCCTCTGAGCATTCAGACTACCTCAATAGATCGGAATTCTATGAACTAAAACCTCAGGTTAGGGTAGGAACTAATAATGAAACTTAA
- a CDS encoding O-antigen ligase family protein: MFYRIYRAFLALSIISCALSVSLSQLFLLLSFVFFLFLPEKPKFKSPLVKILFLFYAWQIVTVLYHFAGSGFDFLSIKHAFRDEMKDIFLVTAFVSVQGIKPEDRKYLYKTFFIFALVIVFTGFVSIFSMTRLSRLISDLYKTSASWPYQHHYGKITNINIYLPIGLMNTHLTFGGLLAFIFPGFVFRLYESWYKKESISKISTNAVLLLLVSIVFLFNNARSSLLGALVSTIFGIYILVFVDKDISKKMLKRIGVFILLILVFVFVGYKTTSAVKRVVDPLFGGEKHTDSGRTFIWDSTFPLIEKNPIFGIGSGNYQKEIEISRKEKEKENKELSFFYEVTQRGHAHNDYFHLTAVFGGPQGILYLMLFGIILFTLLNGNIPKQIRFMTYGLVGFFFSGLLQCYFQDDEVLIVFYFLLGYLNLYVESEKKTIDSKIEG; this comes from the coding sequence ATGTTTTACCGAATCTATCGTGCTTTTCTCGCCTTGTCCATCATTTCCTGCGCCCTTTCCGTTTCATTAAGCCAACTTTTCTTACTCCTCTCATTTGTTTTTTTCCTCTTTCTTCCCGAAAAACCAAAATTCAAAAGTCCTTTGGTAAAAATTCTCTTCCTATTTTACGCCTGGCAAATTGTAACCGTTTTGTATCATTTCGCTGGATCAGGTTTCGATTTTCTTTCCATCAAACACGCGTTTCGTGATGAAATGAAAGACATTTTCCTTGTCACTGCCTTTGTGTCCGTTCAAGGGATCAAACCAGAAGACAGAAAATACTTATATAAAACATTTTTTATTTTTGCCCTAGTGATTGTTTTCACAGGATTTGTGTCCATATTCTCGATGACCAGGTTATCCAGATTAATTTCAGATTTATACAAAACTTCAGCATCTTGGCCTTACCAACACCATTATGGCAAAATTACGAACATTAATATTTATCTTCCGATTGGATTAATGAATACCCATCTTACCTTCGGTGGACTACTCGCCTTTATTTTCCCTGGGTTTGTTTTTCGTTTATATGAATCTTGGTATAAAAAAGAATCTATATCCAAAATTTCGACAAACGCCGTTTTGCTTTTGTTAGTATCTATCGTTTTTTTATTTAATAATGCAAGATCATCTCTTCTAGGAGCTTTGGTTAGTACAATTTTTGGAATCTATATTCTTGTTTTTGTCGATAAAGATATATCTAAAAAAATGTTAAAACGCATTGGGGTTTTTATCCTTTTGATTTTGGTTTTTGTTTTTGTAGGCTACAAAACCACAAGTGCAGTCAAAAGAGTGGTAGATCCATTGTTTGGTGGAGAAAAACATACTGACTCAGGAAGAACTTTTATTTGGGATTCCACATTTCCTTTAATCGAAAAAAATCCTATCTTCGGAATTGGATCTGGTAACTACCAAAAAGAAATCGAAATCTCAAGAAAAGAAAAAGAAAAAGAAAACAAGGAACTCAGTTTTTTTTATGAGGTCACACAAAGAGGACATGCTCATAATGATTACTTTCACTTAACTGCCGTCTTTGGTGGGCCACAGGGAATCCTTTATCTTATGTTATTTGGGATCATTCTATTTACCTTATTAAATGGGAACATACCTAAACAAATAAGGTTCATGACATATGGGCTTGTCGGATTTTTCTTTTCTGGACTTTTACAATGTTATTTTCAAGATGATGAAGTTCTAATTGTATTTTACTTTTTACTCGGCTATCTCAACCTCTATGTCGAGTCTGAAAAAAAGACAATTGATTCGAAGATAGAAGGTTAA